In Coccidioides posadasii str. Silveira chromosome 4, complete sequence, one genomic interval encodes:
- a CDS encoding uncharacterized protein (EggNog:ENOG410PM21~COG:S~BUSCO:5933at33183), which produces MDTQARPSRSKYRPTKQLSFELREHCGVYFEEQLYCHGLNLLLSLVSSGSATPDAPVPSPPPEFLAVAATIVVHPSTTTRAKSADNKQAANIALELLRLTNSLVGPLAANFDAAFTFTHFTKSRSGARRAVADDGAEKPMEKEALNFELAHRGALWSRAEDFWHVVGWAFNCAVLHPSRWPRWRLLLEFLCEALEADWRERMRLVVELERDPEGETAVRAECERILCGSLIYQYYKATSGVSSPDRRMMRAIFADGTPGSTSEFREVFHKELLERKEETAKPRKREVNVNIDEEIYGDYLEWDVDDDESDSVRNELRETLPTRPKRQRTTKARHAGNDDVDKNYDLLNRACSENLTMLGDLDSLALRQRFLAIISRVSASIPDHFMSVDRLYLLYVDFIRHLPLPIFQVFVSPSVLCQFSVDAQTTLCEMLLERLCESRKPTCREPYLTQDKLELDFLPYAATTSDTIDNARMSILLESVLRLLAASGLLQGGPSLKEAVEMGIEARAEKALKDTKIGQSKMKAEEFGWTWLIESGERLTCLVERVAPPEPPVE; this is translated from the exons ATGGATACCCAGGCGAGGCCTTCACGGTCCAAATACCGACCGACAAAGCAGCTCTCGTTCGAGCTCCGCGAGCACTGCGGCGTTTACTTCGAGGAACAACTAT ATTGCCATGGTCTTAACCTCCTCCTGAGCCTCGTCTCCTCGGGCAGCGCAACGCCCGACGCGCCAGTTCCTTCACCACCGCCTGAATTCCTCGCCGTCGCCGCGACGATCGTCGTGCACCCGTCCACGACGACCCGAGCGAAATCTGCCGATAACAAGCAGGCCGCGAACATCGCCCTGGAGCTGCTCCGGTTGACGAATTCGCTGGTCGGGCCCCTGGCGGCGAATTTCGACGCCGCGTTTACTTTTACCCATTTCACCAAATCCCGGTCCGGAGCAAGGCGGGCCGTGGCGGACGATGGAGCGGAGAAGCCCATGGAGAAGGAGGCGTTGAATTTTGAGCTGGCGCATCGCGGCGCTCTGTGGTCGCGCGCGGAGGACTTTTGGCATGTTGTTGGCTGGGCGTTCAATTGTGCCGTTTTGCATCCGAGTCGGTGGCCGAGGTGGAGATTGCTGTTGGAGTTTTTGTGTGAGGCCCTCGAGGCGGATTGGAGGGAAAGAATGAGGCTGGTCGTGGAGTTGGAGAGAGATCCTGAGGGGGAAACAGCTGTCCGTGCGGAGTGCGAGAGGATTCTGTGCGGCAGTTTGATTTACCAGTATTACAAAGCGACGTCGGGAGTGTCGAGTCCGGATAGAAGGATGATGAGGGCTATATTTGCCGATGGAACTCCTGGCTCGACGAGTGAGTTTCGAGAAGTTTTCCATAAAGAGTTGCTGGAGCGCAAGGAGGAGACCGCTAAGCCGAGGAAACGGGAGGTCAACGTCAATATTGATGAGGAGATCTACGGGGACTACCTGGAGTGGGACGTCGACGACGACGAGAGTGATTCAGTCCGCAACGAACTCAGGGAGACGTTGCCTACGCGCCCAAAGAGACAGAGGACAACAAAAGCCCGCCATGCGGGTAATGACGACGTCGACAAGAACTACGATTTATTAAACAGAGCCTGTTCCGAAAACCTGACCATGCTCGGCGACCTGGACTCACTCGCTCTTCGCCAGCGCTTTCTGGCGATCATATCCCGCGTCTCAGCCTCCATCCCAGATCATTTCATGAGTGTTGATAGATTATACCTCCTTTACGTTGACTTCATCCGCCACCTGCCCCTGCCCATATTCCAAGTTTTCGTCTCGCCTTCTGTCCTATGTCAATTCTCCGTCGATGCCCAAACCACCCTATGCGAGATGCTCCTCGAGCGCCTCTGCGAAAGTAGGAAGCCTACCTGCCGAGAGCCATACCTCACCCAGGACAAGTTGGAGTTAGATTTTCTTCCCTACGCCGCGACCACCTCCGATACTATCGACAACGCCAGGATGTCGATCTTGCTCGAGTCCGTGCTTCGTCTGCTAGCGGCGAGCGGATTGCTACAGGGCGGGCCGTCATTGAAGGAGGCGGTTGAGA